A genomic region of Papaver somniferum cultivar HN1 chromosome 7, ASM357369v1, whole genome shotgun sequence contains the following coding sequences:
- the LOC113294768 gene encoding uncharacterized protein LOC113294768 yields the protein MGFSTQWCNLIMQCVSTTNLAIMLNGVPCEFFKPSRGLRQGDPLSPYLFILCMEVLSRTLIDAENKGKIHGIKIEKKAHVVSHLLFADDCIIFCKADKKEAENILNIFEKFSYGSGQMINLTKSGIFFSKNTSKEMVKEITELMKIDPIPLADKYFGSPLFTNKSKVKSFYSIIVKLKGRLAGWKGKTINPAGKMVMIKHVTFTLANHQMSTFKIPKTTIEEMNKIQRDFFWGNEDGKSKRIYPKAWVAVCKNKDEGGLDFMNLEKFNEAMISNIGWRMLKQPDTLGAQVMNAKYFPEEDIMHISTKPKPTDSWVWKGILSGIKNIQKIGKWEVGTGNNIHIWSDNWVPNQMSPITKPDNYPDHIQRVSDLIINHTQWNEELIFELFDNNIANQIRNTVIHHNQEDKDIWPLTKHGNFFVKTLYKELPKSKDTTPRRNKNWKAIWNLNTSPSIRLFTWKVAQNILPTGAKVGKHLNYIEDICKICNYQMENLTHLFMYCPITIQVWLELKIDPNTKERCNVHFNNFTGTAQTLAKTIQSYMNMRKAAENKHKNNFMHTDYSMSAAESKTIEYRIQWKPPPIFTLKLNVAIHFNSMRNVYGIGLTLYDFTGECTGARGIGHIQKSTIETTEIAAQETFKWAAGLGSRIEIESNSSELIKLTRKIHVEQIHRRFELKEETVNYFEITTWSTTNSTQNYLALNLPNHISSCNISRQWRGPEIWNLNQQITRDLAENNGEGNLAGRHYRGQDILYGN from the exons ATGGGATTTTCCACTCAATGGTGCAATTTGATAATGCAATGTGTTTCAACTACTAACTTAGCAATCATGTTGAATGGGGTTCCTTGTGAATTCTTCAAACCCTCAAGGGGTTtaagacaaggagaccctctTTCTCCCTATCTCTTTATTTTGTGCATGGAAGTTCTTTCAAGAACTCTAATCGATgctgaaaataaaggaaaaatccATGGGATAAAAATTGAGAAAAAAGCTCATGTTGTTAGTCACCTCctatttgctgatgattgtatcATCTTCTGCAAAGCAGATAAGAAGGAAGCTGAAAACATCCTTAACATTTTTGAAAAGTTTAGTTATGGTTCTGGTCAGATGATCAACCTAACAAAATCTGGGATATTTTTCAGTAAAAACACCTCAAAAGAAATGGTCAAAGAAATCACTGAGCTAATGAAGATTGATCCAATCCCATTAGCTGACAAGTATTTTGGATCACCATTATTCACAAATAAGTCTAAGGTTAAATCTTTCTACTCTATAATAGTCAAATTGAAAGGAAGGTTAGCTGGTTGGAAAGGAAAAACCATTAATCCAGCTGGAAAAATGGTTATGATAAAACATGTAACATTCACTCTGGCTAACCACCAGATGAGTACTTTCAAGATACCAAAAACAACAATAGAAGAAATGAATAAAATCCAGAGAGACTTCTTTTGGGGAAATGAAGATGGTAAAAGCAAAAGGATTTATCCTAAGGCTTGGGTTGCagtttgcaaaaacaaggatgaAGGGGGATTAGACTTCATGAACCTTGAAAAGTTCAATGAAGCTATGATCTCAAACATTGGATGGAGAATGCTGAAACAACCAGACACTCTAGGAGCTCAAGTTATGAATGCAAAATACTTCCCTGAGGAAGATATAATGCATATCTCCACAAAACCTAAACCTACTGATTCCTGGGTTTGGAAAGGAATCTTATCTGGAATTAAAAATATCCAGAAAATTGGCAAATGGGAAGTGGGAACAGGGAACAATATACATATTTGGTCTGACAATTGGGTTCCAAATCAAATGTCTCCCATAACTAAACCAGATAACTACCCTGATCACATCCAAAGAGTAAGTGATCTTATTATAAATCACACTCAATGGAATGAAGAGCTCATCTTTGAACTCTTTGACAACAACATAGCCAATCAGATAAGGAACACAGTAATCCATCACAACCAGGAGGACAAAGACATCTGGCCTCTAACCAAACATGGAAACTTCTTTGTCAAAACTCTCTATAAGGAGTTACCAAAAAGCAAAGACACTACaccaagaagaaataaaaattggAAGGCTATTTGGAATTTGAACACTAGCCCCTCAATTAGGCTATTCACATGGAAAGTAGCACAAAACATCCTTCCAACTGGAGCAAAAGTGGGGAAACACCTTAATTACATTGAAGACATTTGCAAAATCTGCAATTACCAAATGGAGAATCTAACTCATCTTTTTATGTATTGCCCTATTACTATTCAAGTTTGGTTAGAACTAAAAATTGACCCAAATACA AAGGAAAGATGTAATGTACATTTCAATAACTTTACAGGCACTGCCCAGACTTTAGCCAAAACAATTCAGAGTTACATGAACATGAGGAAGGCAGCTGAGAACAAACACAAAAACAACTTTATGCATACAGATTATTCCATGTCTGCAGCTGAGAGCAAAACAATTGAATATAGAATACAGTGGAAACCACCTCCAATATTTACTCTGAAATTGAATGTAGCAATCCATTTTAACAGTATGCGAAATGTCTATGGAATAGGACTAACGCTATATGATTTTACAGGGGAATGTACAGGGGCAAGAGGCATTGGGCACATCCAGAAGAGCACCATAGAGACAACCGAGATAGCTGCTCAGGAGACATTTAAGTGGGCGGCAGGATTGGGGAGCAGGATTGAAATTGAGTCCAACTCTAGTGAGCTGATAAAGCTGACTAGGAAAATTCATGTTGAGCAGATACACAGAAGATTCGAACTGAAGGAAGAAACTGTTAATTATTTTGAGATTACTACTTGGAGCACCACAAACTCCACTCAAAACTATTTAGCTTTAAATTTACCAAACCATATTTCAAGTTGTAATATTAGTAGACAATGGAGGGGACCTGAAATATGGAACCTAAACCAACAGATCACTAGAGATCTGGCTGAAAACAATGGGGAAGGGAATTTAGCTGGTAGACATTACAGGGGACAGGATATCTTGTATGGAAACTAG
- the LOC113297637 gene encoding soluble inorganic pyrophosphatase 3: MSEEAATETGSSSVKRTTPKLNERILSSLSRRSVAAHPWHDLEIGPGAPSVVNAVVEITKGSKVKYELDKKTGMIKVDRVLYSSVVYPHNYGFIPRTLCEDNDPLDVLILMQEPVLPGCFLRIRAIGLMPMIDQGEKDDKIIAVCADDPEYRHYTDIKQLAPHRLAEIRRFFEDYKKNENKEVAVNDFLPSATAHEAIQYSMDLYAEYIMMSLRR, encoded by the exons ATGAGTGAGGAAGCTGCAACCGAGACTGGATCATCATCTGTGAAGCGTACAACTCCAAAGTTGAATGAGAGAATTCTTTCATCCCTATCAAGGAGATCTGTAGCTGCTCACCCATGGCATGATCTTGAGATTG GACCTGGAGCTCCTTCAGTTGTGAATGCA GTTGTTGAGATCACTAAAGGAAGCAAGGTCAAGTATGAACTTGACAAAAAGACAGGAATGATCAAG gtCGATCGTGTTTTATATTCATCAGTTGTTTATCCTCACAATTACGGTTTCATTCCCCGCACACTATGTGAAGACAATGATCCATTAGATGTTTTAATCCTCATGCAG GAACCAGTTCTTCCTGGTTGTTTCCTCCGAATTAGGGCGATTGGACTCATGCCGATGATTGATCAG GGAGAGAAGGATGATAAGATCATCGCAGTTTGTGCGGATGATCCAGAATACCGTCATTACACTGATATTAAACAACTTGCTCCTCATCGTCTAGCTGAGATTCGTCGATTCTTTGAAGATT ACAAGAAGAATGAAAACAAGGAGGTTGCTGTCAACGATTTCCTGCCTTCTGCTACTGCTCATGAAGCCATTCAGTACTCTAT GGATCTCTATGCCGAATATATCATGATGAGCTTGAGGAGATAA
- the LOC113294769 gene encoding testis-expressed protein 9-like: protein MDVGSSSSVHTSFTISGPLCDSLGALHSEEFGSYTDEEMITAVPLYPDIAPVFDNLALNRSRLETALHRQEIRKLEDALQQEKERSRDLEIKLADAQDLDSSSEYRLMKRKWDIEKDLVENLRQRICNKDEKIDRQEAEIQQLQEELDKYRLFEYVPKEIDNLRDRLGMFQRLAAEQGRVKDLERDVHNLGQEVEQWKKAEDETKVKIHAAESRSEQLSQQIVDEKNAHQSELAEAIKAGVNEYIAQKRREVSQR from the exons ATGGATGTTGGTTCTTCCTCAAGTGTTCACACATCTTTTACCATATCGGGCCCTCTGTGTGATTCTCTTGGCGCATTACACTCAGAGGAGTTCGGCTCCTATACTGATGAGGAGATGATTACTGCCGTGCCCCTGTATCCTGACATTGCGCCGGTCTTTGATAATCTG GCGTTGAATCGGTCGAGGTTGGAGACTGCACTCCACCGACAAGAGATTAGGAAGTTGGAGGATGCTCTTCAGCAGGAGAAGGAACGATCTCGTGACCTGGAGATCAAACTCGCCGATGCTCAAG ATCTAGATTCTTCTTCGGAGTataggcttatgaagagaaaatgggatatcgagaaagatcttGTGGAGAATCTTCGACAACGAATTTGCAATAAGGATGAGAAGATAGACCGACAGGAGGCCGAGATCCAACAACTTCAAGAGGAATTGGACAAATATCGCCTGTTTGAGTATGTCCCCAAGGAGATAGATAACTTGCGGGATCGCTTGGGGATGTTTCAGAGACTTGCTG CCGAGCAGGGTCGTGTTAAGGATCTGGAGCGAGATGTGCACAACCTCGGGCAAGAGGTGGAGCAGTGGAAGAAGGCTGAAGATGAGACGAAGGTTAAGATCCATGCCGCCGAGTCGAGGTCTGAGCAGCTTTCTCAGCAGATTGTGGACGAGAAAAACGCTCATCAGAGCGAGCTAGCTGAGGCGATTAAGGCCGGTGTGAACGAGTACATCGCGCAAAAGCGCCGCGAGGTTTCTCAGAGGTAG